One Tomitella gaofuii DNA segment encodes these proteins:
- a CDS encoding TetR/AcrR family transcriptional regulator, with amino-acid sequence MEAGGFAEDPDVLPAHQRARWGAIVAAAGALLAEGDEAAAAVQIRDVAARAGVALGTLYRYFPSKEQLYAVVLREWSAADAQARSGDAGADAAAAGERLRARLHHSVRRFEAYPAYLRLHYALQQSDDPVVRRILDQFSAQVVDSYREQVPELPPAERDDVVVMASALLVHQLALYSQGRQRIEEVHRLVDRFVEIVFAAAVPAVLDARAAAPRR; translated from the coding sequence ATGGAGGCCGGAGGGTTCGCCGAGGATCCGGACGTGCTGCCCGCGCATCAACGCGCGCGCTGGGGCGCGATCGTCGCGGCCGCGGGGGCGTTGCTGGCCGAAGGCGACGAGGCCGCTGCCGCCGTCCAGATCCGCGACGTGGCGGCGCGCGCGGGTGTGGCGCTGGGGACGCTGTACCGCTACTTCCCCTCCAAAGAACAGCTGTACGCGGTGGTGCTGCGCGAGTGGTCTGCGGCCGACGCGCAGGCCCGGTCCGGGGACGCCGGCGCGGATGCGGCTGCGGCGGGGGAGCGGCTGCGGGCACGTCTGCACCATTCCGTCCGGCGCTTCGAGGCGTACCCCGCGTATCTGCGATTGCACTATGCGCTGCAGCAGTCGGACGATCCGGTGGTGCGGCGGATCCTGGACCAGTTCTCGGCGCAGGTCGTCGACTCGTACCGGGAGCAGGTGCCGGAGCTGCCGCCCGCCGAGCGCGACGACGTGGTGGTGATGGCGTCCGCGCTGCTCGTACATCAACTCGCGTTGTACAGCCAGGGGCGCCAACGGATCGAGGAGGTGCACCGGCTGGTGGACCGCTTCGTGGAGATCGTCTTCGCGGCCGCGGTGCCCGCCGTGCTCGATGCCCGCGCGGCGGCCCCGCGGCGCTGA